In Buchnera aphidicola (Ceratoglyphina bambusae), a single window of DNA contains:
- the pta gene encoding phosphate acetyltransferase has protein sequence MSRSIIFIPIGNNVHLTDIIYNFFSFVTKKKFSSFFFKILHEKTKNNFLDDTTNFFLKKKINNFINPTLIKNLEMLENDSEYSFLLEKSIKKYSSIKNLADIILIEGINTKKNSLIERSFNINFAKSINAKIIFISNFNKIFNGINFDIMNKIVLKDFSYSKESILGVIINKYNKKKDIINSFRSKFCIDNKYDKKIEYIKEIKKKYNLHVLFNLLGIFIYKIKSKRICVSKILKYLNLKYLYDKKTFLRKIKFFIFNNINIKRSKKFYKYHFFIIDVNDKNTLKDFFFIVNNNYKIGSVLFICNNKNTRKLTYLFLDFYKKKIPIFVTKKSLIELIEKIKCCTYFKNIIFSNKNNLFKKNVFNFNINKFIKLIFNKIKNKFLTSFFFKYNLKEKAKSLDHKIIFPEGYEPRILKAVSLCSEKKIANCILLGDPNIIKKVSKKNNIILDKNIQIINPYKIRNNYIDFFIKSRLPKHLDKNSAKEMLKDNCVLATLMLKNNEIDCLISGCTNTTANTIRPAFQIIKTKKTSSLISSFFFMLLNDRVIIYADCAINPNPNYVQLAEIAIETANSALKFGMLPRIAMISYSTKSSGYGPLVDKVNEATLLVKKNRPDLLIDGPVQYDVAISSSISKLKKYNSAIAGKANIFIFPDLNTGNSVYKAVQNATQSTSIGPILQGINKPVNDLSRGATVEDIVYTTAVTSIQFLNN, from the coding sequence TTGTCTAGATCAATAATTTTTATTCCTATAGGAAATAATGTTCATTTAACTGATATTATATATAACTTTTTTAGTTTTGTTACTAAAAAAAAATTTAGTTCATTTTTTTTTAAAATACTTCATGAAAAAACTAAAAATAATTTTTTAGATGATACAACTAATTTTTTTTTAAAGAAAAAAATAAATAACTTTATAAATCCAACTTTAATAAAAAATTTAGAAATGTTAGAAAATGATTCAGAATATAGTTTTTTATTAGAAAAATCTATAAAAAAATATAGTTCAATTAAAAATTTAGCAGATATAATATTAATAGAAGGAATAAATACTAAAAAAAATAGTTTGATTGAGAGAAGTTTTAACATAAATTTTGCTAAAAGCATAAATGCTAAAATTATATTTATTTCTAATTTTAATAAAATTTTTAATGGTATTAATTTTGATATTATGAATAAAATTGTTTTAAAAGATTTTTCTTATTCAAAAGAATCTATATTAGGGGTGATAATAAATAAGTATAATAAAAAAAAAGATATAATTAATTCATTTAGATCTAAATTTTGCATAGATAATAAATATGATAAAAAAATTGAATATATAAAAGAAATAAAAAAAAAATATAACTTACATGTCTTATTCAACTTATTAGGTATTTTTATATATAAAATAAAATCAAAAAGAATTTGTGTTTCAAAAATTTTGAAATATTTAAATTTAAAATATTTATATGACAAAAAAACATTTTTAAGAAAAATAAAATTTTTTATCTTTAATAATATAAATATTAAACGCTCAAAAAAATTTTATAAATATCATTTTTTCATAATAGATGTTAATGATAAAAATACTTTAAAAGATTTTTTTTTTATTGTTAACAACAATTATAAAATAGGATCAGTATTATTTATTTGTAATAATAAAAATACGAGAAAATTAACTTATTTATTTTTAGATTTTTATAAAAAGAAAATTCCAATATTTGTTACTAAAAAAAGTTTGATAGAATTAATTGAAAAAATTAAATGTTGTACTTATTTTAAAAATATAATTTTTTCTAATAAAAATAATTTATTTAAAAAAAATGTATTTAATTTTAATATAAATAAATTTATAAAATTAATTTTCAATAAAATTAAAAATAAATTTTTAACATCTTTTTTTTTCAAATATAATTTAAAAGAAAAAGCTAAATCATTAGATCATAAAATTATATTTCCTGAAGGTTATGAACCTAGAATTTTAAAAGCAGTCTCCTTATGTTCTGAAAAAAAAATAGCAAATTGTATTTTATTAGGTGATCCTAATATAATAAAAAAAGTTTCAAAAAAAAATAACATAATTTTAGATAAAAACATACAAATTATAAATCCATATAAAATAAGAAATAACTATATAGATTTTTTTATAAAAAGTAGATTACCAAAACATTTAGATAAAAACTCAGCAAAAGAAATGCTAAAAGATAATTGTGTTTTAGCTACTTTAATGTTAAAAAATAATGAAATAGATTGTTTAATTTCAGGTTGTACTAATACTACAGCTAATACTATTAGACCTGCTTTTCAAATTATAAAAACAAAAAAAACATCTTCTTTAATATCATCATTTTTCTTTATGTTATTAAATGATAGGGTAATAATATATGCTGATTGTGCTATAAATCCTAATCCTAATTATGTTCAGTTAGCTGAAATTGCTATTGAAACAGCAAATTCTGCATTAAAATTTGGAATGTTACCAAGAATAGCTATGATATCTTATTCAACTAAATCATCTGGGTATGGGCCTTTAGTTGATAAAGTTAATGAAGCTACTTTACTTGTTAAAAAAAATAGACCTGATTTGTTAATAGATGGACCAGTACAATATGACGTAGCAATTAGCAGTAGTATATCTAAATTAAAAAAATATAATTCTGCAATAGCGGGAAAAGCTAATATATTTATATTTCCTGATTTAAATACTGGTAATTCTGTTTATAAAGCAGTTCAAAATGCTACTCAATCTACTTCTATAGGTCCTATATTACAAGGAATAAATAAACCTGTAAATGATTTATCTAGAGGAGCAACAGTAGAAGATATAGTTTATACAACAGCTGTAACTTCTATTCAATTTTTAAACAATTAG
- the gyrA gene encoding DNA gyrase subunit A — protein MKNISKNIIKVYIEKELTNSYLDYAMSVIIGRALPDVRDGLKPVHRRILFAMNILKNFYNKPYKKSARIVGDVIGKYHPHGDSAVYEAIVRMAQPFSLRYMLIKGQGNFGSIDGDSAAAMRYTEIKMSKISHEFLNDLNKDTVKFISNYDDTEKIPIVLPTKIPNLLINGSSGIAVGMATNIPPHNLNEIIDGCLKYLDNKKISLKKLMKIIPGPDFPTAGIIYGSEGIKKAYKTGKGKIYIRAKSIIKKNKKTKKEFIVIKEIPYQVNKSKLIEKISELIKEKKIEGISTLRDESDKDGMRIVIEIKREAIAEVILNKLYLLSKLQISFGINMVALYNGKPKIMSLKEILDAFLYHRKEIVTRRSIFELKKNNKKSHLLEGFIIAVNNIDCIINIIKKSNKTSYIKNILIKKKWKFHKNNFYNMYLEKNKLLKKCKIVKKNEMKEEYSLTKKQVKAILNLKLSKITNLENKKICEKYKNILSKIKYLINILNNKNKLVEVIKKELLETKNCFGDIRRTRIKHNASKINIEDIITKKDVVVTLSNSGYVKYQPLSDYNAQKRGGKGKLAAKIKEKDFIECLLVTNTHDIILCFSSKGIIYWMKVYQLPSSSRNTRGKPIINLLPLSFNERITAILPLSKYSENKNIFMATSNGIVKKTTLTKFKKQRNSGIIAINLSKGDELIGVSLTNGQNTIMLFTSHGKVVHFSEKHVRKMGRTAAGVRGIKINKKDKVVSLIVPKKNGEILTVTKNGYGKRTKISEFPIKSRATRGIISTKITKKNGVVIASIQVTKKNEIIIITNSGVLVRTRVSEIGILSRNTQGVILIRTNKKAKVVAIQKVTIPYSEKNV, from the coding sequence ATGAAAAATATTTCTAAAAATATAATAAAAGTATATATAGAAAAAGAACTTACTAATTCATATTTAGACTATGCAATGTCAGTAATAATTGGAAGAGCGTTACCAGATGTAAGAGATGGATTAAAACCAGTACATAGAAGAATTTTATTTGCTATGAACATTTTAAAAAATTTTTATAATAAACCATACAAAAAATCTGCAAGAATAGTTGGAGATGTAATAGGAAAATATCATCCACATGGAGATTCTGCTGTATACGAAGCTATAGTTAGAATGGCACAACCATTTTCATTAAGATATATGTTAATAAAAGGACAAGGAAATTTTGGATCAATAGATGGAGATTCAGCGGCAGCTATGAGATATACTGAAATAAAAATGTCTAAAATATCTCATGAATTCTTAAATGATTTAAACAAAGATACTGTTAAATTTATATCTAACTATGATGATACTGAAAAAATACCAATAGTTCTACCAACTAAAATACCTAACCTACTAATAAATGGTTCTTCAGGAATAGCAGTAGGTATGGCTACAAATATACCGCCACATAATCTTAATGAAATAATAGATGGATGTTTAAAATATTTAGATAATAAAAAAATATCTTTAAAAAAATTAATGAAGATAATACCTGGTCCCGATTTTCCTACAGCAGGTATAATATATGGATCAGAAGGAATTAAAAAAGCATATAAAACAGGAAAAGGAAAAATATATATAAGAGCAAAAAGTATTATTAAAAAAAATAAAAAAACAAAAAAAGAGTTTATAGTAATTAAAGAAATACCTTATCAAGTTAATAAATCTAAATTAATAGAAAAAATTTCTGAATTAATAAAAGAGAAAAAGATAGAAGGAATAAGTACCTTAAGAGATGAATCTGATAAAGATGGAATGAGAATAGTAATTGAAATAAAACGAGAAGCAATAGCTGAAGTTATTTTAAATAAATTATATTTACTAAGTAAACTTCAAATTTCTTTTGGAATAAACATGGTAGCATTATATAATGGAAAACCTAAAATAATGTCTTTAAAAGAAATTTTAGATGCTTTTTTATATCATAGAAAAGAAATAGTAACTAGAAGAAGTATTTTTGAGTTAAAAAAAAACAATAAAAAATCGCATTTATTAGAAGGATTTATAATAGCTGTTAATAACATCGACTGTATTATAAATATTATAAAAAAATCAAACAAAACATCATATATAAAAAACATATTAATAAAAAAAAAATGGAAATTTCACAAAAATAATTTTTATAATATGTATTTAGAAAAAAATAAATTATTAAAAAAATGTAAAATAGTTAAAAAAAATGAAATGAAGGAAGAATATTCCCTTACTAAAAAGCAAGTTAAAGCAATACTAAATCTAAAATTATCTAAAATTACTAATTTAGAGAATAAAAAAATTTGTGAAAAATATAAAAATATATTAAGTAAAATAAAATATTTAATAAACATATTAAATAATAAAAATAAATTAGTTGAAGTAATAAAAAAAGAATTGTTAGAAACTAAAAATTGTTTTGGTGATATAAGAAGAACTAGAATAAAACATAATGCTTCTAAAATAAATATAGAAGATATTATTACAAAAAAAGATGTTGTAGTAACTTTATCAAATTCTGGATATGTAAAATATCAACCTTTATCTGATTATAATGCGCAAAAAAGAGGAGGGAAAGGTAAATTAGCTGCAAAAATAAAAGAAAAAGATTTTATAGAATGTTTGTTAGTCACTAATACTCACGACATAATATTATGTTTTTCTAGTAAAGGTATAATTTATTGGATGAAAGTATATCAATTGCCTAGTTCCAGCAGAAATACTAGAGGAAAACCTATAATAAATTTATTACCATTAAGTTTTAACGAAAGAATTACAGCGATATTACCATTATCAAAATATAGTGAAAATAAAAATATTTTTATGGCTACATCAAATGGAATAGTAAAAAAAACTACGTTAACAAAATTTAAAAAGCAAAGAAATTCAGGTATTATTGCTATAAATCTTAGTAAAGGAGATGAATTAATAGGAGTTTCTTTAACTAATGGCCAAAACACTATAATGTTATTTACATCTCATGGAAAAGTAGTTCATTTTTCTGAAAAGCATGTAAGAAAAATGGGTAGAACTGCTGCTGGAGTAAGAGGAATAAAAATAAACAAAAAAGACAAGGTTGTTTCTTTAATTGTTCCAAAAAAAAATGGAGAAATACTAACAGTTACAAAAAATGGATATGGTAAAAGAACAAAAATTTCAGAATTTCCAATAAAATCTAGAGCTACTAGAGGTATAATTTCTACTAAAATTACAAAAAAAAATGGAGTAGTAATAGCTTCTATACAAGTTACTAAAAAAAATGAAATAATAATAATTACTAATTCAGGAGTTTTAGTTAGAACTAGAGTTTCAGAAATAGGTATTTTAAGCAGAAATACGCAAGGAGTAATATTAATTAGAACTAATAAAAAAGCAAAAGTAGTTGCAATACAAAAAGTTACTATTCCTTATTCTGAAAAAAATGTATAA
- the grxD gene encoding Grx4 family monothiol glutaredoxin has translation MNALEKIKNQIKKNSIILYMKGSIKYPSCGFSAKACEIISMYTTKCKYIDVLKNPDIRKELPIFSNWPTFPQLWINGKLVGGCDIIIKLSKTGELKRILQNL, from the coding sequence ATGAATGCATTAGAAAAAATAAAAAATCAAATAAAAAAAAATTCTATAATATTATATATGAAAGGTAGTATAAAATATCCTAGTTGTGGTTTTTCAGCTAAAGCTTGTGAAATAATTTCTATGTATACTACAAAATGTAAATATATAGATGTATTAAAAAATCCTGACATAAGAAAAGAACTTCCTATATTTTCTAATTGGCCTACTTTTCCTCAATTATGGATTAATGGAAAATTAGTTGGGGGTTGTGATATAATTATTAAATTATCTAAAACTGGAGAATTAAAAAGAATTTTACAAAATTTATAA
- the grpE gene encoding nucleotide exchange factor GrpE, which yields MKKSFDKQEIKEHKIKKKEKETKKEIKNKIKKLNKKFKKIKKLEKEITLREQASIENIKKETNKKIKNIKKTYLLMFLKKISKVIKKLKKLNKKIKKNKIDNEAVIQGIPLILKSILNIKNKYKI from the coding sequence ATGAAAAAAAGTTTTGATAAACAAGAAATAAAAGAACACAAAATTAAAAAAAAAGAAAAAGAAACAAAAAAAGAGATTAAAAATAAAATTAAAAAATTAAACAAAAAATTTAAAAAAATAAAAAAACTAGAAAAAGAAATAACATTAAGAGAACAAGCTTCTATAGAAAATATTAAAAAAGAAACTAATAAAAAAATTAAAAATATAAAAAAAACATATTTACTAATGTTTTTAAAAAAAATAAGTAAAGTAATAAAAAAGTTAAAAAAATTAAACAAAAAAATAAAAAAAAATAAAATAGATAATGAAGCTGTTATACAAGGAATACCTTTAATATTAAAATCTATTTTAAATATAAAAAATAAATATAAAATTTAA
- a CDS encoding redoxin domain-containing protein yields the protein MTLVTKQAPNFVSSAILKNNEIIDNFNFKKYIKNNITVLFFWPMDFTFVCPTEIIEFNKHYNKFKKNNVKIIGVSCDSIYSHYTWKNISIKNGGIGNLNYIIVSDIKKEIQKSYEIEHPKLGISLRATFLIDSDGIIKHEIVNDLPYGRSVKEIIRMIDALNFHKKNGYVCPSDWNNKKKGIHPSTEGLKKYIQNKT from the coding sequence ATGACTTTAGTAACTAAACAAGCACCTAATTTTGTTTCTTCAGCTATTTTGAAAAATAATGAAATTATTGATAATTTTAATTTTAAAAAATATATAAAAAACAATATAACAGTATTATTTTTTTGGCCTATGGATTTTACTTTTGTGTGTCCAACAGAAATAATAGAATTTAATAAACATTACAACAAATTTAAAAAAAATAATGTAAAAATAATAGGTGTATCATGTGATTCAATATATTCACATTATACATGGAAAAATATTTCTATTAAAAATGGTGGAATAGGAAATTTAAATTACATTATAGTTTCTGACATAAAAAAAGAAATTCAAAAATCATATGAAATAGAACATCCAAAACTAGGCATATCTCTAAGAGCAACTTTTTTAATAGATTCTGACGGAATAATAAAACATGAAATTGTTAACGATTTACCTTATGGAAGAAGTGTAAAAGAAATTATTAGAATGATAGATGCATTAAACTTTCATAAAAAAAATGGTTATGTATGTCCATCAGACTGGAATAACAAAAAAAAAGGAATACATCCTTCTACAGAAGGGCTAAAAAAATATATACAAAATAAAACTTAA
- a CDS encoding DUF2076 domain-containing protein codes for MNSEEKILIENLFKKISKAEKKFFKKDEEANNLITKLSKKNTNSHYYMVQFLLVQDELIARLNNYVNELKNEMSNLKKFKKNTKKSFLSNFFNSKDNSSTEKFNKESNFKKDSFNKKYNYENSNNYRYNESFGCYGNNGSFLSNALQTASGVAGGIVFGNLLSSLFHSNRYDSTVINDVNNTNIFNLEKNSVNNLDNVENSRENFLVENIDSSKLQNIEKNNFDFSNKDSIENAEDNFTENDFV; via the coding sequence ATGAATTCTGAAGAAAAAATATTAATTGAAAATTTATTTAAAAAAATTAGTAAAGCAGAAAAAAAATTTTTTAAAAAAGATGAGGAGGCTAATAATTTAATAACAAAACTTTCAAAAAAAAATACTAACTCACATTATTATATGGTTCAATTTTTGTTAGTTCAAGATGAACTAATAGCAAGACTTAATAATTATGTGAATGAGTTGAAAAATGAAATGTCAAATTTAAAGAAATTTAAGAAAAATACTAAAAAAAGTTTTTTATCTAATTTTTTTAATTCTAAAGATAATAGTTCAACTGAAAAATTTAATAAAGAGAGTAATTTTAAAAAAGATAGTTTTAACAAAAAATATAATTATGAAAATAGTAATAATTATAGATATAATGAAAGTTTTGGTTGTTATGGAAATAATGGTAGTTTTTTAAGTAATGCTTTACAAACTGCTTCAGGAGTTGCTGGTGGTATTGTATTTGGAAATTTGTTAAGTAGTTTGTTTCATTCTAATAGATATGATTCAACTGTAATAAATGATGTTAATAATACTAATATTTTCAATTTAGAAAAAAATTCTGTAAACAATTTAGACAATGTTGAAAACTCTAGAGAGAATTTCTTAGTAGAAAATATAGATAGTTCTAAATTACAAAATATAGAAAAAAATAATTTTGATTTTAGCAATAAAGATTCTATAGAAAATGCAGAGGATAATTTTACAGAAAATGATTTTGTTTAA
- a CDS encoding acetate/propionate family kinase, with protein MKNLILVLNCGSSSVKFSIIDPINEKKFLEGEVSSLNLPISYIKCITKHKNFYEKKNYKMSHKDAINFIIKKILLKYNKKLFSSVIGIGHRVVNGGDKFKKSVIINNSVLKHLEELISLAPIHNPLNLIGIKQILKYFPNLYKKNVAVFDTSFHSSLPKRAYLYAIPNKFFYKHKIRKYGAHGISCTYILKKFSKITKKKLSELNVIICHLGSGSSVSVIKNGFCIDTSMGFTPLEGLVMGTRSGDIDPSIIFYMNEELKLEIKQIKEILNNKSGIIGLNEKSSDFRYSEKKYFISKRSKISIDIFCYRLVKYISSYFFLINKNIDALIFTGGIGENSKLMREITISKLNSLNFFVDKNKNDIYCKDFSFINKENSIPILVIKTNEEIIIAKDTFDLI; from the coding sequence ATGAAAAATTTAATTTTAGTTTTAAATTGTGGCAGCTCTTCTGTGAAATTTTCTATTATAGATCCTATAAATGAAAAAAAATTTTTAGAAGGAGAAGTAAGTTCATTAAATTTGCCTATTTCTTATATAAAATGCATAACAAAGCATAAAAATTTTTATGAAAAAAAAAATTATAAGATGTCACATAAAGATGCTATAAATTTTATTATAAAAAAAATTTTATTAAAATATAATAAAAAACTTTTTTCAAGTGTAATAGGTATAGGGCATAGAGTTGTTAATGGAGGTGATAAATTTAAGAAATCTGTCATTATAAATAATTCAGTATTGAAACATTTAGAAGAGTTAATTTCTTTGGCTCCTATTCATAATCCACTTAATTTAATAGGAATAAAGCAAATATTAAAATATTTTCCAAATTTATATAAAAAAAATGTAGCAGTATTTGACACTAGTTTTCATAGCAGTTTACCAAAAAGAGCGTATTTATATGCAATACCAAATAAATTTTTTTATAAACATAAAATTAGAAAGTATGGCGCCCATGGAATTAGTTGTACATATATATTAAAAAAATTTTCTAAAATAACAAAAAAAAAGTTAAGTGAATTAAATGTTATAATTTGTCATCTTGGTAGTGGATCTTCAGTATCTGTAATAAAAAACGGTTTTTGCATAGACACATCTATGGGTTTTACTCCATTAGAAGGTTTAGTAATGGGGACTAGATCTGGTGATATAGATCCATCTATAATATTTTATATGAACGAAGAATTGAAATTAGAAATTAAACAAATAAAAGAAATATTAAATAATAAGTCTGGAATAATTGGATTAAATGAAAAAAGTAGTGATTTTAGATATTCTGAAAAAAAATATTTTATTTCTAAAAGATCTAAAATTTCAATAGATATATTTTGTTATAGATTAGTTAAATATATTAGTTCATATTTTTTCTTAATAAATAAAAATATAGATGCTTTAATTTTTACAGGCGGTATAGGAGAAAATTCTAAATTAATGAGAGAAATTACTATTAGTAAATTAAATTCTTTAAACTTTTTTGTTGACAAAAATAAAAATGACATTTATTGTAAAGATTTTTCTTTTATAAATAAGGAAAATTCTATACCTATATTAGTTATTAAAACTAATGAAGAAATAATAATAGCTAAAGATACTTTTGATTTGATTTAG
- the ung gene encoding uracil-DNA glycosylase, translated as MKQIITWRSLLKTEKKKKYFLKMLKFLKKERKKSIIYPSCNEVFSAFKYTNFDKIKVVIVGQDPYSNFNQANGLAFSVRYGQNIPPSLRNIFKELKSDIKNFVYPSHGFLKKWALQGVFLLNSILTVEKDKPGSHKKIGWLNFTNVVIKKINKYKKNVIFLLWGNFAKQKIKFINFKKHIILISSHPSPYSAYNGFIGCKHFSKVNNILTKLKKKNINWNI; from the coding sequence ATGAAACAAATAATAACTTGGAGAAGTTTATTAAAGACTGAAAAAAAAAAAAAATATTTTTTAAAAATGTTAAAATTTTTAAAAAAAGAGAGAAAAAAAAGTATTATATATCCTTCTTGTAATGAAGTGTTTTCTGCTTTTAAATATACTAATTTTGATAAAATAAAAGTAGTTATAGTTGGTCAAGATCCATATAGTAATTTTAATCAAGCTAATGGTCTAGCTTTTTCTGTAAGATACGGTCAAAATATTCCCCCTTCTTTAAGAAATATATTTAAAGAACTTAAGTCAGATATAAAAAATTTTGTTTACCCATCTCATGGATTTTTAAAAAAATGGGCATTACAAGGTGTATTTTTGTTAAATTCTATTCTAACGGTGGAAAAAGATAAACCTGGTTCTCATAAAAAAATTGGGTGGTTAAATTTTACAAATGTTGTTATAAAAAAAATAAATAAATATAAAAAAAATGTTATTTTTTTATTATGGGGTAATTTTGCTAAACAAAAAATAAAATTTATAAATTTTAAAAAACATATTATATTAATTTCTTCTCATCCATCACCTTATTCAGCTTATAATGGTTTTATAGGATGTAAACATTTTTCTAAAGTAAACAATATTTTAACTAAATTAAAAAAGAAAAATATAAATTGGAATATATAA